From a single Apium graveolens cultivar Ventura chromosome 2, ASM990537v1, whole genome shotgun sequence genomic region:
- the LOC141700112 gene encoding uncharacterized protein LOC141700112: MMPIEVGSPSHRAINFDEMANEEGLRTNIELIDEVRDQAIEKMKKYKEKTKEHFSKKSRVKNFQVGDLVLRDTEASDPTNTGKLMPRWEGPYKVKEVLRPGTYKLINMDESENMAWTQDQKILLVEKATKSNQKLVPMTSNKSMIQYFV; the protein is encoded by the coding sequence ATGATGCCCATCGAGGTAGGATCCCCCTCTCACCGAGCAATTAACTTCGATGAAATGGCCaatgaggaggggctcagaaCAAATATCGAGCTCATCGACGAGGTCCGAGACCAGGCTATAGAGAAGATGAAAAAATATAAGGAAAAGACTAAGGAACACTTCAGCAAAAAGTCCAGGGTCAAgaactttcaagttggagacctggtaCTTCGAGACACAGAAGCCTCGGATCCAACCAATACTGGAAAGCTAATGCCTAGGTGGGAGGGGCCTTACAAAGTCAAAGAAGTATTGAGGCCAGGAACCTACAAGTTGATAAACATGGATGAATCCGAGAATATGGCATGGACTCAGGATCAGAAAATTCTATTAGTAGAAAAAGcaaccaaaagcaaccaaaaaCTCGTACCTATGACAAGCAACAAATCTATGATTCAATATTTTGTATGA